One region of Syngnathus scovelli strain Florida chromosome 15, RoL_Ssco_1.2, whole genome shotgun sequence genomic DNA includes:
- the nrip1b gene encoding nuclear receptor-interacting protein 1, with the protein MTHGEEPGPETHKDSAVLTYLEGLLMHPVVAGPGATASRRSEAAHSNQDQGDKVGGPFQLPTHGPTAPKPGNSGPTMGASQHLKKARLLRSGAWNDPGNHCLSSPPVELNGQVGGLQNGSQEDSPHGGESTLLASLLQSFSSRLQNVAMSQHSNKAPSERSSPSTAPPPADKEPLPVYGTASSRLKGLMRKSKLQNHSNTPYSRRGHSHDKPPESPRAAHNATPPSATTASESVSCADRLKAVANMVKIRSSPAPSPKPSVACSQLALLLSSEAHLQQYSREHALKAQLSGRSASERLAAMANQQHGLDKRPQSVGGGTLSETPETLNCLTSQNGVTTTHTQTSTLPRLALSSPQSPPLLCGHIQSSSPTPPHTLSHFHSQPPREKRGFDSRPTRPPQTCSSLLLLLLNNHNNQKQLTKNGHLEDSCSVLPPSCSSSVTSDSECSTHEKSLTKDSSDAETSHSSCSPMDLSMRNWAKKQVAGPKAPTPCSASPSLCTFPHTASTSTAAVCSNATPFSCHSSAPPTNSVFSPLPTVVSSASNSISSYSSSSASTSSLDKLTESLLKKWKPDVLGTDMVKNKEHEMNPDLKSQSKVTLMQLLLDRRNNDIISKNTDEDLPLDITMATMTRSQPNVSWEESGTKSPLDKPAAPVHPTGSPGDTMSPHPPTPQVQSSPLDLCKSKSFPAEKAPEPAFSASKLLQNLAQSGIASSSPPIPSGKGLSQELDNSRPLALLERLSTPISRSTTATPISDIPARSSTPLNRKETFPPPSQIENLLERRTVLQLLLGAGSTTASASVSRKDRPEGSGRRSAELQGRTYDRSPSVSNIFDSANVDVRVKTEEGLGPSLSEDVNNRKRQSVPLSVTDLKAEHRPAEVIAKYGLLSQLLKHQTATYYTSAVLQTDSQSRQVKEEKREYSSPSPKKRRLCSDQTDRLDETKSPRAFQRGDANIFANLGAQVAPDQQRHLKEEELPTRSPPRETFSRESQGFNVLKQLLLSDNCLKELSQQHRGASSPSVLQANGKANGNVLAQPAPNHSFLHLPSWHPHGSLNSGLLGNVRTLPTPPLNDGHHLAPWQATHKREPPNLVKQEPESPLQWNNSQENDEACDSNPDSPRLSRSNPILYYMLQKGSVQLRKELKNQPEAPQSVVKIKEEPISDMHAYEQSSTPQSPSKRNDKHSHDNQRLSQSSE; encoded by the coding sequence ATGACTCATGGGGAGGAGCCTGGCCCTGAGACACACAAGGATTCAGCTGTTTTAACTTATCTGGAAGGTTTACTGATGCATCCAGTGGTGGCCGGGCCTGGGGCCACGGCAAGCAGGAGGTCTGAGGCTGCCCACAGCAACCAAGATCAGGGAGATAAGGTGGGGGGTCCATTTCAGCTCCCTACGCACGGACCCACGGCTCCAAAGCCTGGGAACAGTGGTCCGACCATGGGTGCTTCGCAGCACTTGAAGAAGGCCCGCCTCTTGCGCTCCGGGGCTTGGAATGATCCAGGAAACCACTGTTTAAGTTCACCACCAGTGGAGCTTAATGGCCAAGTGGGAGGCCTGCAAAATGGGTCACAGGAGGATTCTCCTCATGGAGGTGAGAGTACTCTCTTGGCTTCCCTGCTTCAGTCATTCAGCTCCCGGCTGCAGAACGTGGCCATGTCTCAGCACTCAAACAAGGCACCGAGTGAACGCTCCTCTCCTTCCACTGCGCCGCCGCCCGCAGACAAGGAGCCGCTGCCGGTGTATGGGACAGCCTCGAGCCGCTTGAAGGGCTTAATGAGAAAGAGCAAACTTCAAAATCACAGCAACACCCCTTACAGTCGCCGGGGACACAGTCATGACAAACCACCGGAATCACCCCGGGCAGCACACAACGCCACACCCCCTTCTGCCACGACAGCTTCGGAATCGGTGTCCTGCGCCGACCGTTTGAAGGCTGTCGCCAACATGGTGAAAATACGTTCCAGTCCAGCCCCTTCGCCCAAGCCCAGCGTTGCCTGCAGTCAGTTGGCCCTACTGTTGTCCAGCGAAGCTCATCTCCAGCAATACTCCAGAGAGCATGCGCTCAAAGCGCAGCTCTCAGGAAGATCTGCCAGTGAAAGACTCGCTGCCATGGCAAACCAGCAACACGGCCTTGACAAAAGGCCTCAGAGTGTGGGCGGCGGGACTTTGTCAGAGACGCCAGAGACACTCAATTGTTTAACCAGCCAAAACGGAGTGACCACGACACACACGCAAACGTCAACACTCCCTCGGTTGGCCTTGTCCAGTCCACAGAGCCCACCTTTGCTGTGCGGTCACATCCAAAGCTCCTCACCAACTCCCCCGCATACTCTGAGCCACTTTCACAGCCAGCCGCCAAGGGAAAAGCGAGGCTTTGACTCACGACCCACCCGCCCGCCCCAAACGTGCAGCAGTTTGCTCTTGCTGCTGCTCAACAACCATAACAACCAGAAGCAACTGACAAAAAATGGACACCTGGAGGATAGTTGCAGCGTTCTACCACCGAGCTGCTCTTCATCGGTTACATCCGATAGCGAATGTTCCACCCATGAGAAAAGTCTAACCAAGGACAGCAGTGACGCAGAGACTTCCCACTCAAGCTGTTCCCCGATGGATCTCTCGATGAGAAACTGGGCCAAGAAACAAGTTGCAGGGCCAAAAGCTCCCACCCCTTGTTCGGCTTCTCCCTCGCTTTGCACCTTTCCACACACTGCATCCACTTCTACCGCTGCTGTTTGTTCCAATGCAACGCCGTTCTCTTGTCATTCTTCCGCTCCACCTACTAATTCTGTTTTTTCACCGCTGCCCACTGTTGTTTCTTCTGCTTCCAATTCTATTTCTTCCTATTCCTCTTCATCcgcctctacctcctccttgGACAAACTCACAGAATCTTTATTGAAAAAGTGGAAGCCTGATGTATTAGGAACAGACATGGTGAAGAACAAAGAGCATGAAATGAACCCAGACTTAAAATCCCAATCAAAGGTGACACTCATGCAGCTTCTGCTTGACCGCAGAAACAACGATATCATCAGTAAGAACACGGATGAGGATTTGCCACTTGATATAACTATGGCCACCATGACTCGAAGTCAACCTAACGTGTCCTGGGAGGAGTCCGGGACGAAAAGCCCGTTAGATAAGCCTGCAGCCCCAGTTCATCCAACGGGCTCCCCAGGCGATACAATGTCCCCGCACCCTCCCACTCCCCAGGTCCAGTCGAGCCCGTTGGATTTGTGCAAGTCGAAATCCTTCCCTGCTGAGAAGGCTCCCGAGCCCGCCTTCAGTGCCAGTAAACTCTTACAAAATCTGGCTCAATCTGGCATTGCTTCATCCTCCCCACCAATCCCATCTGGCAAAGGGTTGAGCCAGGAGCTTGATAACAGCAGGCCTTTAGCCCTACTGGAAAGGCTCAGTACCCCAATCAGTCGAAGCACCACCGCCACCCCGATCTCTGACATACCTGCACGGAGTAGCACCCCTTTAAATCGAAAAGAAACCTTTCCTCCACCTTCGCAGATCGAGAACCTTTTGGAACGGCGCACTGTGTTGCAGCTTCTTCTAGGGGCGGGTTCGACGACGGCTTCGGCTTCAGTCAGCCGCAAGGACAGGCCTGAAGGGAGTGGTCGGAGGAGCGCAGAGTTGCAAGGGAGGACCTATGACAGGAGCCCCAGCGTCTCAAACATCTTTGATAGTGCTAACGTTGATGTAAGAGTCAAAACGGAGGAAGGGCTGGGGCCATCCCTTTCTGAGGACGTCAACAACAGAAAGCGGCAGAGCGTCCCTCTGTCCGTTACAGACTTGAAAGCTGAACATCGACCAGCTGAGGTGATCGCAAAATACGGTCTACTCAGCCAGTTGCTTAAACATCAGACAGCCACGTACTACACGAGTGCCGTTTTGCAAACGGATTCACAAAGCAGACAGGTcaaagaggaaaagagagaatatTCCAGCCCCAGTCCGAAGAAGAGACGTTTATGTTCCGACCAGACCGACCGTTTGGACGAGACCAAGTCTCCGAGAGCATTTCAAAGGGGTGACGCGAATATTTTTGCCAATCTCGGTGCCCAGGTGGCGCCGGACCAGCAGAGGCATCTGAAAGAGGAGGAACTCCCAACCAGGAGTCCACCAAGAGAAACTTTTAGCAGAGAGAGTCAGGGATTCAATGTGCTGAAACAACTGCTGCTCTCTGACAACTGCCTGAAAGAGTTGTCTCAGCAACATCGCGGCGCATCCAGCCCTTCCGTCCTGCAGGCCAACGGCAAGGCCAACGGCAACGTCCTCGCTCAACCTGCCCCTAACCACAGCTTCCTCCACCTGCCCAGCTGGCACCCTCACGGTTCGCTCAACTCAGGGCTTTTAGGTAACGTCAGAACACTGCCCACCCCTCCGCTAAATGACGGTCATCATTTAGCGCCATGGCAAGCGACACACAAAAGAGAGCCGCCCAATCTTGTCAAACAGGAGCCGGAGAGCCCCCTTCAATGGAATAATAGTCAGGAGAACGACGAGGCTTGCGACTCCAACCCGGACTCTCCTCGGCTGTCACGTTCCAACCCGATCCTGTATTACATGTTGCAGAAGGGCAGTGTTCAGCTAAGAAaggagctgaagaaccagccGGAAGCACCTCAGTCTGTTGTGAAAATTAAAGAAGAGCCAATCAGTGACATGCATGCCTATGAACAAAGCTCCACCCCGCAATCACCAAGCAAGCGCAATGACAAGCACAGCCATGACAACCAGAGGCTGAGTCAGTCATCTGAATAG